From Lagenorhynchus albirostris chromosome 15, mLagAlb1.1, whole genome shotgun sequence, one genomic window encodes:
- the AP5Z1 gene encoding AP-5 complex subunit zeta-1 isoform X1: MFTTGAESLLRQARAGPQPESRPVTAQGGVSGSLVAGLPTPSSLFRELRDEELARLCARVCALLREEDWGPDAPDALRRLFLIVSATKYNRRLERPCLALLQTTLCSPTCPEQLQLLCAAVLREMSPCDSLSLSCDHIQNTRQLGLVASVLLAQGDQQQVRSLAQRVLKVLESRQPEGPSLRHLLPVVSKVTSLAPDALHEEQTRALSKRLGDWLRYASVQQAVAHSSGGFFSTPRARQLGPVTEVDGAVATDFFTVLSTGQRFTEDQWLNVQAFSMLRAWLLDSGPGGSSAPDADDKSELEGSTLSVLSATSTAGHLLPPQQWLREKAFEYCQRLLEQSNRRALKKADSDLQKACLVEAVLVLDVLCQQDPSFLYRTLSCLKPLHTRLRGDPAWVRALLPVAQFFLHHGEAAAVDAEAVYQHLFTRIPAEHFHSSMLAFEFVQFCRDSLPLFGRNLGILRTSFPNLFKFLAWNSPPLTSDFVALLPSLVDAGTAVEMLHLLLDLPCLTAALDLQLRSLQAASERPPWDVSIRAPGCLEALRDSQVQGLFQHLLRAHASGTVERLTPLYRLLQPLAGCARVVQCAEAVPTLLRAFFSAVTQVSPLPGASVPAAEGRLELGPTGPQLPQWPRGQSITADRAAHTSPSLAPVPPRTGAERSPQGSSQPGPEQRCSLGVGRSLSLSQFADGALASQLVLLLLERSDSLYQVPGYEAGVHRVLSSQFPALCKLHPPLVVEQAKELLEFVGGPRSGGHMLTSVVWAIGEYLSVSWDRRCTVEQINNFFEALEALLFEVTQSRPSTTLPKCPPQVITVLMTTLTKLASRSQDLIPRVSLLLSKMRTLAQSPATGSTPGEEGVGAIHTRATELLNLLKMPSVAQFVFTPSVEVSEPRYHRDTNTALPLVLRTVSRLVEREAGLLPG, encoded by the exons GGCCGGTCCCCAGCCCGAGAGCCGTCCTGTCACAGCTCAGGGCGGCGTTTCCGGGTCCCTCGTCGCCGGGTTGCCGACGCCGTCGTCTTTGTTTAGGGAGCTCCGGGACGAGGAGCTGGCGAGGCTCTGTGCCCGGGTCTGTGCGCTACTGCGAGAGGAGGACTGGGGTCCCGACGCCCCGGACGCCCTGCGGAGGCTCTTCCTCATCGTCTCGGCCACGAAATACAACAGGAG gctggAGAGGCCTTGCCTGGCACTGCTGCAGACCACCCTCTGCTCGCCTACCTGCCCCGAGCAGCTCCAGCTGCTCTGCGCCGCTGTCCTGAGAGAGATGTCACCCTGCGACAGCCTGAGCCTGTCCTGCGACCACATCCAGAACACGCGGCAGCTGGGCCTCGtggcctctgtgctcttggcccaG GGTGACCAACAGCAGGTCAGGAGCTTGGCCCAGCGCGTCCTCAAGGTCCTGGAGAGCCGGCAGCCCGAGGGGCCCAGCCTGAGGCACCTCCTCCCTGTCGTGTCCAAGGTCACCAGCCTGGCCCCAGACGCCCTCCATGAAG AGCAGACCAGGGCGCTCAGCAAGCGGCTGGGGGACTGGCTCCGCTACGCCAGCGTCCAGCAAGCGGTCGCCCACTCCTCCGGGGGCTTCTTCTCCACGCCTAGAGCCCGGCAG CTGGGCCCTGTCACCGAGGTGGACGGGGCAGTGGCCACGGACTTCTTCACGGTGCTGTCCACGGGCCAGCGCTTCACGGAGGACCAGTGGCTGAACGTGCAGGCCTTCTCCATGCTGCGGGCCTGGCTGCTGGACAGCGGCCCTGGGGGCTCCAGCGCCCCGGACGCAG ACGACAAGTCGGAGCTGGAAGGCTCCACCCTGtctgtgctctcggccacctCCACCGCCGGACACCTGCTGCCGCCCCAGCAATGGCTGCGGGAGAAGGCTTTCGAGTACTGCCAGCGCCTGCTGGAGCAGAGTAACCGGC gagCCCTGAAGAAGGCCGACTCAGACCTGCAGAAAGCA TGTCTGGTGGAGGCTGTGCTGGTGCTGGACGTGCTCTGCCAGCAGGACCCCTCCTTCCTGTACCGCACCCTCTCCTGCCTGAAGCCCCTGCACACGCGCCTGCGCGGGGACCCAGCCTGGGTGCGGGCGCTGCTGCCCGTCGCCCAGTTCTTCCTGCACCACG GGGAGGCCGCCGCAGTGGATGCGGAAGCCGTCTACCAGCACCTCTTCACCAGGATCCCCGCTGAACATTTCCACAGTTCGATGCTGGCCTTCGAGTTCGTCCAGTTCTGCAGGGACAGCCTGCCTCTGTTCGGCAGAAACCTTGGCATTCTCAGGACAAGCTTCCCCAACCTCTTCAAG TTCCTGGCCTGGAACAGCCCGCCCCTCACCTCTGACTTTGTGGCGCTGCTCCCATCGCTGGTTGACGCAGGGACGGCCGTGGAGATGCTCCACCTGCTGCTGGACCTGCCCTGTCTGACCGCAGCCTTGGACCTGCAGCTCAG GTCGCTGCAGGCTGCATCTGAGAGGCCGCCCTGGGACGTCTCCATCAGGGCCCCCGGCTGCCTGGAGGCCCTCCGGGACTCGCAGGTCCAGGGTCTTTTCCAGCACCTGCTGCGTGCCCACGCCAGCGGGACCGTGGAGAG GTTGACGCCGCTCTACCGGCTGCTGCAGCCCCTGGCCGGCTGCGCCCGGGTGGTCCAGTGCGCTGAGGCCGTGCCCACCCTGCTCCGGGCGTTCTTCTCGGCGGTGACACAGGTGAGCCCGCTTCCCGGGGCCTCTGTCCCTGCAGCAGAGGGCCGGCTAGAGCTAGGACCCACAGGGCCCCAGCTTCCTCAGTGGCCAAGGGGCCAGTCCATCACAGCAGACAGGGCAGCTCACACCAGCCCCAGCCTGGCTCCTGTCCCTCCCAGAACTGGGGCCGAGAGAAGCCCCCAGGGCAGCAGCCAGCCAGGTCCGGAGCAGAGGTGTTCCCTGGGGGTGGGacgcagtctctctctctcccagtttGCTGACGGGGCCCTGGCCAGCCAGCTGGTACTGCTGCTCCTGGAACGAAGCGACTCGCTTTACCAGGTCCCAGGGTACGAAGCCGGTGTGCACAG GGTGCTGAGCTCCCAGTTCCCGGCCCTGTGCAAGCTGCATCCTCCACTGGTGGTCGAGCAGGCGAAGGAGCTGCTGGAGTTCGTGGGCGGCCCCCGCAGCGGCGGGCACATGCTCACATCTGTG GTGTGGGCGATCGGCGAGTACCTGTCGGTGTCCTGGGACCGGCGCTGCACCGTGGAGCAGATCAACAACTTCTTCGAAGCCCTGGAGGCCCTGCTCTTTGAGGTCACCCAGTCGCGGCCCTCCACCACCCTCCCCAAGTGTCCTCCGCAGGTCATCACTGTGCTCATGACCACACTGACCAAGCTGGCCTCTCGGAGCCAAGACCTGATTCCCAG GGTCTCCCTGCTCCTGTCAAAGATGAGGACCTTGGCCCAGAGCCCAGCCACGGGCTCCACGCCTGGTGAGGAGGGCGTGGGAGCCATCCACACGCGGGCCACCGAGCTGCTGAACCTGCTGAAGATGCCCAGCGTGGCCCAGTTCGTGTTCACGCCCAGTGTGGAGGTGTCCGAGCCCCGCTATCACCGTGACACCAACACGGCCCTGCCCCTGGTCCTGCGTACGGTCAGCCGGCtggtggagagggaggcaggcctCCTGCCAGGGTGA
- the AP5Z1 gene encoding AP-5 complex subunit zeta-1 isoform X2, translating to MFTTGAESLLRQARAGPQPESRPVTAQGGVSGSLVAGLPTPSSLFRELRDEELARLCARVCALLREEDWGPDAPDALRRLFLIVSATKYNRRLERPCLALLQTTLCSPTCPEQLQLLCAAVLREMSPCDSLSLSCDHIQNTRQLGLVASVLLAQGDQQQVRSLAQRVLKVLESRQPEGPSLRHLLPVVSKVTSLAPDALHEEQTRALSKRLGDWLRYASVQQAVAHSSGGFFSTPRARQLGPVTEVDGAVATDFFTVLSTGQRFTEDQWLNVQAFSMLRAWLLDSGPGGSSAPDADDKSELEGSTLSVLSATSTAGHLLPPQQWLREKAFEYCQRLLEQSNRRALKKADSDLQKACLVEAVLVLDVLCQQDPSFLYRTLSCLKPLHTRLRGDPAWVRALLPVAQFFLHHGEAAAVDAEAVYQHLFTRIPAEHFHSSMLAFEFVQFCRDSLPLFGRNLGILRTSFPNLFKFLAWNSPPLTSDFVALLPSLVDAGTAVEMLHLLLDLPCLTAALDLQLRSLQAASERPPWDVSIRAPGCLEALRDSQVQGLFQHLLRAHASGTVERLTPLYRLLQPLAGCARVVQCAEAVPTLLRAFFSAVTQFADGALASQLVLLLLERSDSLYQVPGYEAGVHRVLSSQFPALCKLHPPLVVEQAKELLEFVGGPRSGGHMLTSVVWAIGEYLSVSWDRRCTVEQINNFFEALEALLFEVTQSRPSTTLPKCPPQVITVLMTTLTKLASRSQDLIPRVSLLLSKMRTLAQSPATGSTPGEEGVGAIHTRATELLNLLKMPSVAQFVFTPSVEVSEPRYHRDTNTALPLVLRTVSRLVEREAGLLPG from the exons GGCCGGTCCCCAGCCCGAGAGCCGTCCTGTCACAGCTCAGGGCGGCGTTTCCGGGTCCCTCGTCGCCGGGTTGCCGACGCCGTCGTCTTTGTTTAGGGAGCTCCGGGACGAGGAGCTGGCGAGGCTCTGTGCCCGGGTCTGTGCGCTACTGCGAGAGGAGGACTGGGGTCCCGACGCCCCGGACGCCCTGCGGAGGCTCTTCCTCATCGTCTCGGCCACGAAATACAACAGGAG gctggAGAGGCCTTGCCTGGCACTGCTGCAGACCACCCTCTGCTCGCCTACCTGCCCCGAGCAGCTCCAGCTGCTCTGCGCCGCTGTCCTGAGAGAGATGTCACCCTGCGACAGCCTGAGCCTGTCCTGCGACCACATCCAGAACACGCGGCAGCTGGGCCTCGtggcctctgtgctcttggcccaG GGTGACCAACAGCAGGTCAGGAGCTTGGCCCAGCGCGTCCTCAAGGTCCTGGAGAGCCGGCAGCCCGAGGGGCCCAGCCTGAGGCACCTCCTCCCTGTCGTGTCCAAGGTCACCAGCCTGGCCCCAGACGCCCTCCATGAAG AGCAGACCAGGGCGCTCAGCAAGCGGCTGGGGGACTGGCTCCGCTACGCCAGCGTCCAGCAAGCGGTCGCCCACTCCTCCGGGGGCTTCTTCTCCACGCCTAGAGCCCGGCAG CTGGGCCCTGTCACCGAGGTGGACGGGGCAGTGGCCACGGACTTCTTCACGGTGCTGTCCACGGGCCAGCGCTTCACGGAGGACCAGTGGCTGAACGTGCAGGCCTTCTCCATGCTGCGGGCCTGGCTGCTGGACAGCGGCCCTGGGGGCTCCAGCGCCCCGGACGCAG ACGACAAGTCGGAGCTGGAAGGCTCCACCCTGtctgtgctctcggccacctCCACCGCCGGACACCTGCTGCCGCCCCAGCAATGGCTGCGGGAGAAGGCTTTCGAGTACTGCCAGCGCCTGCTGGAGCAGAGTAACCGGC gagCCCTGAAGAAGGCCGACTCAGACCTGCAGAAAGCA TGTCTGGTGGAGGCTGTGCTGGTGCTGGACGTGCTCTGCCAGCAGGACCCCTCCTTCCTGTACCGCACCCTCTCCTGCCTGAAGCCCCTGCACACGCGCCTGCGCGGGGACCCAGCCTGGGTGCGGGCGCTGCTGCCCGTCGCCCAGTTCTTCCTGCACCACG GGGAGGCCGCCGCAGTGGATGCGGAAGCCGTCTACCAGCACCTCTTCACCAGGATCCCCGCTGAACATTTCCACAGTTCGATGCTGGCCTTCGAGTTCGTCCAGTTCTGCAGGGACAGCCTGCCTCTGTTCGGCAGAAACCTTGGCATTCTCAGGACAAGCTTCCCCAACCTCTTCAAG TTCCTGGCCTGGAACAGCCCGCCCCTCACCTCTGACTTTGTGGCGCTGCTCCCATCGCTGGTTGACGCAGGGACGGCCGTGGAGATGCTCCACCTGCTGCTGGACCTGCCCTGTCTGACCGCAGCCTTGGACCTGCAGCTCAG GTCGCTGCAGGCTGCATCTGAGAGGCCGCCCTGGGACGTCTCCATCAGGGCCCCCGGCTGCCTGGAGGCCCTCCGGGACTCGCAGGTCCAGGGTCTTTTCCAGCACCTGCTGCGTGCCCACGCCAGCGGGACCGTGGAGAG GTTGACGCCGCTCTACCGGCTGCTGCAGCCCCTGGCCGGCTGCGCCCGGGTGGTCCAGTGCGCTGAGGCCGTGCCCACCCTGCTCCGGGCGTTCTTCTCGGCGGTGACACAG tttGCTGACGGGGCCCTGGCCAGCCAGCTGGTACTGCTGCTCCTGGAACGAAGCGACTCGCTTTACCAGGTCCCAGGGTACGAAGCCGGTGTGCACAG GGTGCTGAGCTCCCAGTTCCCGGCCCTGTGCAAGCTGCATCCTCCACTGGTGGTCGAGCAGGCGAAGGAGCTGCTGGAGTTCGTGGGCGGCCCCCGCAGCGGCGGGCACATGCTCACATCTGTG GTGTGGGCGATCGGCGAGTACCTGTCGGTGTCCTGGGACCGGCGCTGCACCGTGGAGCAGATCAACAACTTCTTCGAAGCCCTGGAGGCCCTGCTCTTTGAGGTCACCCAGTCGCGGCCCTCCACCACCCTCCCCAAGTGTCCTCCGCAGGTCATCACTGTGCTCATGACCACACTGACCAAGCTGGCCTCTCGGAGCCAAGACCTGATTCCCAG GGTCTCCCTGCTCCTGTCAAAGATGAGGACCTTGGCCCAGAGCCCAGCCACGGGCTCCACGCCTGGTGAGGAGGGCGTGGGAGCCATCCACACGCGGGCCACCGAGCTGCTGAACCTGCTGAAGATGCCCAGCGTGGCCCAGTTCGTGTTCACGCCCAGTGTGGAGGTGTCCGAGCCCCGCTATCACCGTGACACCAACACGGCCCTGCCCCTGGTCCTGCGTACGGTCAGCCGGCtggtggagagggaggcaggcctCCTGCCAGGGTGA